Proteins encoded within one genomic window of Cryptosporangium aurantiacum:
- a CDS encoding citrate synthase 2, whose amino-acid sequence MSDFKPGLEGVVAFHTEIAEPDRDGGALRYRGVNIEDLVGHVSFGNVWALLVDGKFGPGLPPAEPFPVPVHSGDIRVDVQAAIAMLAPYWGLKQLIDIGADQAREDLARISVTALSFVAQSARGIGLPAVPQREIDKANTIVERFMIRWRGEPDPKHVQAVDAYFISAAEHGLNASTFTARVAAGTGADCAACISSAVGSMSGPLHGGAPSRVLKMLDEVEKSGNAEAWVKNALDKGERLMGFGHRVYRAEDPRAAVLRKTAKDLGSVRFEVAEALEKAALAELHARRPDRVLATNVEFWSAVVLDFAEVPAHMFTSMFTCARTAGWSAHVVEQKNLNKLVRPSALYTGPGPRKPEEVEGWDTIKHV is encoded by the coding sequence ATGTCGGACTTCAAACCGGGGCTCGAAGGCGTCGTAGCCTTCCACACCGAGATCGCCGAGCCGGACCGCGACGGTGGCGCGCTGCGCTATCGCGGGGTCAACATCGAGGATCTGGTCGGGCACGTTTCCTTCGGGAACGTGTGGGCGCTTCTCGTCGACGGGAAGTTCGGTCCGGGGCTGCCGCCCGCGGAGCCGTTCCCGGTCCCGGTGCACTCGGGTGACATCCGGGTCGATGTCCAGGCCGCGATCGCGATGCTGGCGCCTTACTGGGGTCTGAAGCAGCTCATCGACATCGGCGCCGACCAGGCCCGCGAGGACCTCGCCCGGATCTCCGTCACCGCGCTCTCGTTCGTCGCCCAGTCCGCCCGCGGCATCGGCCTGCCCGCGGTCCCGCAGCGCGAGATCGACAAGGCGAACACGATCGTTGAGCGGTTCATGATCCGCTGGCGCGGCGAGCCGGACCCGAAGCACGTCCAGGCCGTCGACGCCTACTTCATCTCGGCCGCCGAGCACGGCCTGAACGCCTCGACGTTCACCGCCCGGGTGGCTGCGGGCACCGGCGCCGACTGCGCCGCCTGCATCTCGTCCGCGGTCGGCTCGATGTCCGGGCCGCTGCACGGTGGTGCGCCGTCCCGCGTCCTCAAGATGCTCGATGAGGTCGAGAAGTCGGGCAACGCCGAGGCGTGGGTCAAGAACGCGCTCGACAAGGGTGAGCGGCTGATGGGCTTCGGCCACCGCGTGTACCGGGCCGAGGACCCGCGGGCCGCGGTGCTCCGCAAGACCGCCAAGGACCTGGGCAGCGTCCGCTTCGAGGTCGCTGAGGCGCTGGAGAAGGCCGCGCTGGCCGAGCTGCACGCCCGCCGCCCCGACCGCGTGCTCGCCACCAACGTCGAGTTCTGGTCGGCGGTCGTGCTGGACTTCGCCGAGGTCCCGGCGCACATGTTCACCTCGATGTTCACCTGCGCTCGGACCGCCGGCTGGTCGGCGCACGTGGTCGAGCAGAAGAACCTCAACAAGCTGGTGCGCCCGTCCGCGCTCTACACCGGCCCGGGCCCGCGCAAGCCCGAAGAGGTCGAGGGTTGGGACACGATCAAGCACGTCTGA
- the pdxH gene encoding pyridoxamine 5'-phosphate oxidase, which translates to MRVGYDRPALTESSLAATWFAQFGEWFAEAVAAPEIVEPNAMVVATAAADGTPSARTVLLKDADERGLTFYTHYTSRKGRELTENPRATLLFPWHPIQRQVNVAGTVHRVPESESDAYWNTRPRGSRLGSAASPQSRVVPDRAALERAEAELAARYPDAVPRPETWGGFRLVPHTVEFWQGRPDRLHDRLRYRNDGETWVVERLGP; encoded by the coding sequence ATGCGGGTGGGTTACGACCGGCCGGCGCTCACCGAGTCCTCGCTGGCCGCCACCTGGTTCGCCCAGTTCGGCGAGTGGTTCGCGGAGGCCGTCGCAGCGCCGGAGATCGTCGAGCCGAACGCGATGGTGGTGGCCACCGCGGCGGCCGACGGCACGCCCAGCGCACGCACCGTGCTCCTCAAGGACGCCGACGAGCGCGGCCTGACGTTTTACACGCACTACACGTCCCGGAAAGGTCGGGAGCTGACCGAGAACCCCCGGGCGACGCTGCTCTTCCCCTGGCACCCGATCCAGCGGCAGGTGAACGTCGCGGGCACGGTGCACCGCGTCCCGGAGTCCGAGTCCGACGCGTACTGGAACACCCGCCCGCGCGGATCCCGGCTCGGGTCCGCGGCCAGCCCGCAGTCCCGGGTGGTGCCCGATCGGGCGGCGCTGGAGCGGGCCGAGGCCGAGTTGGCGGCCCGCTATCCGGACGCCGTCCCCCGGCCGGAGACCTGGGGTGGCTTCCGGCTCGTTCCGCACACCGTGGAGTTCTGGCAGGGCCGTCCGGACCGGCTGCACGACCGGCTGCGGTACCGGAACGACGGGGAGACGTGGGTCGTCGAGCGGCTCGGTCCGTGA
- a CDS encoding MFS transporter encodes MSGSDTDTAVTPRWRRVLVDTRPLRNTAYRRLFLGQSVSFIGYQVTAVAIPVQMYAITDSSFWVGMIGLAALVPLILFGLWGGAVADAIDRRTLLLISSVVVWVATCALVVQALFGLDNAWLLLALTALQSGGFAVSGPTRSAIIPRLVSRGQVAAANTLNFTAGNFGTVVGPLLAGLILAQWSYAAAYAVDAVLFTVALYAAIRLPHLAPTGERVSPGLRAVGQGLAFIVLKPVLLMSFAVDIIAMVFAMPRALFPQVADEWYGGGEAVGWLYAAIAIGAVLAGLSSGWIGRVKRQGLALTLAVIGWGVAVAAAGLARQLWLAVALLALAGAADLVSAVYRQTILQVYAPDEMRGRMQGVFMVVVAGGPRLGDLRAGATESWFGPTVSWVGGGLVCVVLVILLTLAVPRFLRYDGSP; translated from the coding sequence GTGAGCGGGTCTGACACCGACACCGCTGTTACCCCTCGCTGGCGGCGCGTGCTGGTGGACACCCGTCCACTGCGCAACACCGCCTACCGGCGGCTGTTCCTCGGCCAGAGCGTCTCGTTCATCGGGTACCAGGTAACCGCGGTCGCGATACCCGTACAGATGTACGCGATCACCGACTCGTCGTTCTGGGTCGGCATGATCGGGCTCGCGGCGCTGGTGCCGCTGATCCTGTTCGGTCTCTGGGGTGGCGCGGTCGCCGACGCGATCGACCGGCGGACGTTGCTGTTGATCTCGTCCGTGGTGGTCTGGGTCGCGACCTGTGCCCTGGTGGTGCAGGCGCTGTTCGGACTGGACAACGCCTGGTTGCTGCTCGCCCTGACCGCGCTGCAGTCCGGCGGGTTCGCGGTCAGCGGACCGACCCGGAGCGCGATCATCCCCCGGCTGGTCTCCCGGGGGCAGGTCGCGGCGGCGAACACGCTGAACTTCACCGCGGGCAACTTCGGGACGGTGGTCGGGCCGCTGCTGGCCGGCCTGATCCTCGCCCAGTGGTCGTACGCGGCCGCCTACGCGGTCGACGCGGTGCTGTTCACGGTGGCGCTGTACGCGGCGATCCGGCTGCCGCACCTCGCGCCGACCGGCGAGCGGGTCAGCCCTGGCCTGCGGGCGGTCGGGCAGGGGCTGGCGTTCATCGTCCTGAAGCCGGTGCTTTTGATGTCGTTCGCGGTCGACATCATCGCGATGGTGTTCGCGATGCCGCGGGCGCTGTTCCCGCAGGTCGCGGACGAGTGGTACGGCGGCGGCGAGGCGGTCGGCTGGCTGTACGCGGCGATCGCGATCGGTGCGGTGCTCGCCGGGTTGTCGTCCGGGTGGATCGGGCGGGTGAAGCGTCAGGGGTTGGCGCTGACGCTCGCGGTGATCGGCTGGGGCGTCGCGGTGGCCGCCGCCGGGCTGGCGCGACAGCTCTGGCTGGCGGTCGCGCTACTGGCGCTGGCCGGCGCCGCGGACCTGGTATCGGCGGTGTACCGGCAGACGATCCTGCAGGTCTACGCGCCCGACGAGATGCGCGGCCGGATGCAGGGTGTGTTCATGGTCGTGGTCGCGGGCGGCCCGAGGCTCGGTGACCTGCGGGCTGGCGCGACCGAGTCCTGGTTCGGCCCGACGGTCTCCTGGGTGGGCGGCGGCCTGGTGTGCGTCGTCCTGGTGATCCTGCTGACGCTCGCCGTCCCCCGGTTCCTCCGCTACGACGGATCGCCGTAG
- a CDS encoding quinone oxidoreductase family protein: MPDYGIRFHETGGPEVLRYEEIELPPPGRGEARIRITAVGLNFVDTYRRTGLYPVDLPSALGAEAVGVVTELGEGTTGLAVGDRVAHATGPLGAYATAQNVPADCLVSVPDGVTDESAAAVLLKGLTAWYLLRRTYPVRSGETVVFHAAAGGVGLIAGQWLRHLGVRAIGTVGSAEKAKVALENGYREVILYREDDVAARVRELTDGEGVPVVYDSVGAATFENSLDCLRPRGLMVSFGNASGPVTGVNLGILAAKGSLFVTRPTTAHYLNDRDELRAAAAELFDLVERGVTNPNVGQRFALADAANAHRALESRATTGATVLLP, encoded by the coding sequence ATGCCTGACTACGGGATCCGCTTCCACGAGACCGGCGGCCCGGAGGTTCTCCGGTACGAAGAGATCGAGCTACCGCCTCCGGGGCGGGGCGAGGCCCGGATCCGGATCACCGCGGTCGGCCTGAACTTCGTCGACACGTACCGGCGGACCGGCCTGTACCCGGTGGACCTGCCGTCGGCGCTGGGCGCCGAGGCGGTCGGCGTCGTCACCGAACTGGGTGAGGGCACCACCGGGTTGGCCGTGGGTGACCGGGTGGCGCACGCGACCGGCCCGCTCGGGGCGTACGCGACCGCGCAGAACGTCCCGGCGGACTGCCTGGTGTCGGTCCCGGACGGCGTGACCGACGAGTCGGCGGCTGCCGTGCTGCTGAAGGGCCTGACGGCCTGGTACCTGCTGCGCCGTACGTACCCGGTGCGGTCCGGGGAGACAGTGGTGTTCCACGCCGCGGCGGGCGGCGTCGGGCTGATCGCCGGGCAGTGGCTGCGGCACCTCGGCGTCCGGGCGATCGGCACCGTGGGCAGCGCCGAGAAGGCGAAGGTCGCGCTGGAGAACGGCTACCGCGAGGTGATTCTGTACCGCGAGGACGACGTCGCGGCTCGCGTGCGGGAGCTGACCGACGGCGAGGGCGTCCCGGTGGTCTATGACTCGGTGGGCGCGGCCACGTTCGAGAACTCGTTGGACTGCCTCCGACCGCGTGGCCTGATGGTGTCGTTCGGCAACGCGTCCGGGCCGGTGACCGGCGTCAACCTGGGGATACTGGCCGCCAAGGGCTCGCTGTTCGTGACCCGGCCGACCACGGCCCACTACCTGAACGATCGGGACGAGCTGCGCGCGGCGGCCGCGGAGCTGTTCGACCTCGTCGAGCGCGGCGTGACCAACCCGAACGTCGGTCAGCGCTTCGCGCTCGCCGACGCCGCGAACGCCCACCGCGCGCTGGAGTCCCGCGCCACCACCGGCGCCACCGTCCTCCTCCCCTAG
- a CDS encoding quinone oxidoreductase family protein, with the protein MSDYAIRLPRTGGPEVLQPELIEVPPPGPGEVRVRQLAIELSYADVMYRCGRLDAPLPTGLGSSAAGVVEAVGPTRRGARFAVGDRVAYATVPFGAYATVRNVPADALIPLPEAVTAEDAAAVLAKGLLVWALIRHVYPVQSGETVVFHAAAGGVGLIAGQWLSHLGVRAIGTVGAADKVRLAVDNGYDEVVLYRTDDLAARARDLTEGAGVPVVYDPVGAATFTASLDALRPRGVLVSFGSISGPVTGVDLGILAAKGSLYVTRPTLGAYLPDAETLRAASAEVLDLVARGVIRPNLRQRFDLADAGKAQEALESRATVGATVLVP; encoded by the coding sequence GTGTCCGATTACGCGATCCGGTTACCCCGCACCGGCGGCCCTGAGGTTCTCCAGCCCGAGCTGATCGAGGTACCCCCGCCGGGACCCGGTGAGGTCCGGGTGCGGCAACTGGCGATCGAGCTGAGTTACGCCGACGTCATGTATCGCTGCGGCCGGCTCGACGCCCCGCTGCCCACCGGCCTGGGCAGCTCGGCGGCCGGCGTCGTCGAGGCGGTCGGTCCCACCCGCCGAGGGGCGCGCTTCGCGGTCGGCGACCGGGTCGCGTACGCCACGGTTCCGTTCGGCGCCTACGCCACGGTCCGTAACGTCCCCGCGGACGCGTTGATCCCGCTCCCGGAGGCGGTCACCGCGGAGGACGCCGCCGCCGTCCTCGCCAAGGGCTTGCTGGTCTGGGCGCTTATCCGGCACGTCTACCCGGTGCAGTCCGGGGAGACCGTCGTGTTCCACGCCGCGGCGGGCGGCGTCGGGCTGATCGCCGGGCAGTGGTTGAGCCACCTGGGCGTCCGGGCGATCGGCACGGTCGGAGCCGCGGACAAGGTGCGGCTGGCGGTCGACAACGGCTACGACGAGGTCGTGCTCTACCGGACCGACGACCTGGCCGCCCGGGCCCGCGACCTCACCGAGGGCGCAGGCGTCCCGGTGGTGTACGACCCGGTCGGCGCGGCCACGTTCACCGCGTCGCTGGACGCCTTACGCCCGCGCGGCGTGCTGGTGTCGTTCGGCAGCATCTCCGGCCCGGTGACCGGCGTCGACCTGGGCATTCTCGCCGCCAAGGGGTCGCTGTACGTCACTCGCCCCACGCTGGGCGCCTACCTTCCGGACGCCGAGACGCTGCGGGCGGCGTCCGCGGAGGTGCTGGATCTGGTCGCACGCGGGGTGATCCGGCCGAACCTGCGCCAGCGGTTCGATCTGGCGGACGCCGGGAAGGCCCAGGAAGCACTCGAATCGCGCGCCACCGTGGGGGCTACCGTCCTAGTACCGTGA
- a CDS encoding UdgX family uracil-DNA binding protein (This protein belongs to the uracil DNA glycosylase superfamily, members of which act in excision repair of DNA. However, it belongs more specifically to UdgX branch, whose founding member was found to bind uracil in DNA (where it does not belong), without cleaving it, appears to promote DNA repair by a pathway involving RecA, rather than base excision.): MDASTLIPAQADLPALKQAAAGCTACELYAPATQTVFGTGNPTAKVLLVGEQPGDVEDQRGLPFVGPAGKLLQRAVAEAGFGQGAVYVTNAVKHFRFELRGKRRIHQTPQPEHIRACTPWVGAEIAAVHPEVVVCLGATAVKALLGARYRVTKDRGELLKYTGPSAEPTMKALITIHPSAILRMPDDAREKGYADLVADLAVAARAVA; this comes from the coding sequence ATGGACGCCAGCACTCTCATCCCCGCCCAAGCGGACCTCCCGGCGCTGAAGCAGGCCGCAGCCGGATGTACGGCGTGTGAGCTGTACGCACCGGCCACCCAGACCGTGTTCGGAACCGGCAATCCGACCGCGAAAGTCCTGCTCGTGGGCGAGCAACCGGGCGATGTCGAGGACCAGCGAGGGCTGCCGTTCGTCGGTCCGGCGGGCAAGTTGCTGCAACGCGCTGTGGCCGAGGCGGGGTTCGGTCAGGGTGCGGTGTACGTCACGAACGCGGTGAAGCACTTCCGGTTCGAGTTGCGGGGCAAGCGGCGGATCCACCAGACCCCGCAGCCGGAGCACATCCGGGCGTGCACCCCCTGGGTCGGCGCCGAGATCGCGGCCGTGCACCCGGAGGTGGTGGTGTGCCTCGGCGCGACCGCGGTGAAGGCGTTGCTCGGCGCCAGGTACCGGGTGACGAAGGACCGGGGCGAGCTGCTGAAGTACACCGGCCCGAGTGCGGAGCCGACCATGAAGGCGCTGATCACGATCCACCCGTCGGCGATCCTGCGCATGCCGGACGACGCCCGGGAGAAGGGTTACGCCGACCTCGTCGCCGACCTAGCGGTCGCCGCCCGGGCCGTCGCGTAG
- a CDS encoding aldose 1-epimerase family protein — translation MTARWNTPSGHQWTIEAGTQRATLVEIGGGIREYTVNGRDVLAGYPADAMASKGVGQILAPWPNRIRNGRYTFDGRDHKLSWDEPEKRTAIHGLVRWEMWDRLDHTPTAVTLARTVQPRPGYPFALVLRVHYSLGKDGLKIEHQATNVGPTAAPFGLGIHPYLTLGGESLDTATLKLPAGRRILTDERLLPTGVEDVEGTDWDYRTGRKIGSASLDTPFVVTERDSDGVAASELVDAEGRGAQLWQDSSFGWLQVYNGVGPSGEANHAVAVEPMTCPPDAFNSGEGLITLQPGEKWSGAWGVRPL, via the coding sequence ATGACGGCGCGGTGGAACACCCCGTCCGGACATCAGTGGACGATCGAGGCGGGTACCCAGCGGGCAACGCTGGTCGAGATCGGTGGTGGTATCCGCGAGTACACGGTGAACGGTCGGGACGTCCTGGCCGGATACCCGGCTGACGCGATGGCGTCGAAGGGTGTCGGGCAGATCCTGGCGCCGTGGCCCAACCGGATCCGGAACGGCAGGTACACGTTCGACGGGCGCGACCACAAGCTGTCCTGGGACGAGCCCGAAAAGCGCACGGCGATCCACGGCCTGGTCCGCTGGGAGATGTGGGACCGGCTCGACCACACTCCGACCGCGGTGACCCTCGCCCGGACCGTCCAGCCGCGACCGGGTTACCCGTTCGCGCTGGTGCTGCGGGTGCACTACTCGCTGGGCAAGGACGGGCTCAAGATCGAGCACCAGGCGACGAACGTCGGCCCGACGGCGGCGCCGTTCGGGCTGGGCATCCACCCGTACCTGACGCTCGGCGGCGAATCGCTGGACACCGCCACGCTGAAGCTGCCGGCCGGGCGCCGGATCCTCACCGACGAGCGTCTGCTGCCGACCGGGGTCGAGGACGTCGAGGGCACGGACTGGGACTACCGGACCGGCCGGAAGATCGGCTCGGCGTCGCTGGACACGCCGTTCGTCGTCACCGAGCGGGACTCGGACGGCGTCGCGGCCAGCGAACTGGTCGACGCCGAAGGACGCGGCGCGCAGCTCTGGCAGGACTCGTCGTTCGGCTGGCTGCAGGTCTACAACGGCGTAGGGCCGAGCGGCGAAGCGAACCACGCGGTGGCGGTCGAGCCGATGACGTGCCCGCCGGACGCGTTCAACTCCGGCGAGGGCCTGATTACGCTCCAGCCCGGCGAGAAGTGGTCGGGCGCCTGGGGTGTGCGTCCGCTCTGA
- a CDS encoding cryptochrome/photolyase family protein yields the protein MPNTLMWFRRDLRLTDNPALLAAVSAAGTDGVQALFVLDPVPFRASGRARTSHLARSLRALDRSLDGRLLVRHGDPVDEVLRAAAAIDAEEVHVAADYGPYGRRRDQRVEEALAGHGITLHRAGSPYAVAPGRIRKPDGSPYRVFTPYSKAWRAHGWRAPVAAPRGVTWLPAQGSDGLPAVPELPDVDLPDAGEDAARKQLTAFLDGPIRDYATDRDRPDRDGTSRLSVHLKYGELHPRTILAELSGHRGTGADTFRTELCWREFYADVLFHRPESLWESLDQRVGRIHIDSGRTADERFAAWASGRTGYPVVDAGMRQLLNVGWMHNRVRMITASFLVKDLHLPWQRGAAHFLDLLVDGDYASNNHNWQWVAGTGTDAAPYVRVFNPVTQGKKFDPDGVYVRTWVPELSGVESPGVHEPWTLPEQPDGYPEPIVDHAAERKETLARFARV from the coding sequence ATGCCGAACACCCTGATGTGGTTTCGCCGTGATCTGCGGCTCACCGATAATCCGGCGCTGCTCGCCGCGGTGAGCGCGGCCGGAACCGACGGTGTTCAGGCGCTGTTCGTGCTGGATCCGGTGCCGTTCCGCGCGTCGGGCAGGGCCAGGACCAGCCATCTGGCGCGGTCACTCCGGGCGCTCGACCGCTCTCTCGACGGTCGGCTGCTGGTCCGGCACGGTGACCCGGTCGACGAGGTGCTCCGGGCCGCGGCCGCGATCGACGCCGAGGAGGTGCACGTCGCCGCCGACTACGGACCGTACGGCCGCCGCCGTGACCAGCGGGTCGAGGAGGCGCTGGCCGGCCACGGCATCACGCTGCACCGCGCGGGCTCGCCGTACGCGGTGGCGCCGGGGCGGATCCGGAAGCCCGACGGCTCTCCGTACCGGGTCTTCACGCCGTACTCCAAGGCCTGGCGCGCCCACGGCTGGCGCGCGCCGGTCGCCGCGCCGCGCGGCGTCACCTGGCTCCCGGCGCAGGGCAGCGACGGCCTTCCCGCCGTTCCCGAGCTTCCCGACGTCGACCTTCCCGACGCCGGTGAGGACGCCGCCCGCAAGCAGCTGACCGCGTTCCTGGACGGGCCGATCCGGGACTACGCGACCGATCGGGATCGCCCGGACCGGGACGGCACCTCCCGGCTGTCCGTCCACCTCAAGTACGGCGAGCTGCACCCGCGGACGATCCTGGCCGAGCTGTCCGGCCACCGGGGGACCGGCGCGGACACGTTCCGCACCGAGCTGTGTTGGCGCGAGTTCTACGCCGACGTGCTGTTCCACCGCCCGGAGAGCCTGTGGGAGTCGCTCGACCAGCGGGTCGGGCGGATCCACATCGACTCGGGGCGGACGGCCGACGAGCGGTTCGCCGCGTGGGCTTCCGGACGGACCGGATATCCGGTCGTCGACGCCGGCATGCGGCAGCTGCTCAACGTCGGGTGGATGCACAACCGGGTGCGGATGATCACCGCGTCGTTCCTGGTGAAGGACTTGCACCTGCCCTGGCAGCGGGGAGCCGCGCACTTCCTCGACCTGCTGGTCGACGGCGACTACGCGAGCAACAACCACAACTGGCAGTGGGTGGCGGGCACCGGAACCGACGCGGCACCGTACGTCCGGGTGTTCAACCCGGTGACGCAGGGCAAGAAGTTCGACCCCGACGGGGTGTACGTCCGGACGTGGGTGCCGGAGCTGAGCGGGGTCGAGAGCCCCGGCGTCCACGAGCCGTGGACGCTGCCGGAGCAGCCGGACGGCTACCCGGAGCCGATCGTCGACCACGCGGCCGAGCGCAAGGAGACCCTCGCACGCTTCGCCCGGGTGTGA
- a CDS encoding type II toxin-antitoxin system VapB family antitoxin — translation MIFKAVRDGKPYPDHGLSLREWARIPPRQVRLDQLVTTKRELALDRLLAEDSTFYGDLFPHVVEFDGALYLEDGLHRALRAALQQRTTMHVRVLIHEPASDDAEAPPVSA, via the coding sequence GTGATATTCAAGGCGGTCCGGGACGGGAAGCCGTACCCCGATCACGGCCTGTCGCTGCGGGAATGGGCGCGGATCCCACCCCGTCAGGTCCGCCTCGACCAGTTGGTGACGACCAAACGAGAGTTGGCACTCGACCGGCTGCTCGCCGAGGACTCGACGTTCTACGGCGATCTGTTCCCGCACGTGGTCGAGTTCGACGGTGCCCTCTACCTGGAGGACGGCCTGCACCGCGCGCTGCGCGCGGCGCTGCAGCAGCGAACGACCATGCACGTCCGCGTGCTGATCCACGAACCTGCTTCGGACGACGCCGAGGCTCCGCCCGTCTCGGCCTGA